One genomic region from Salvia hispanica cultivar TCC Black 2014 chromosome 2, UniMelb_Shisp_WGS_1.0, whole genome shotgun sequence encodes:
- the LOC125205317 gene encoding uncharacterized protein LOC125205317, producing the protein MTSSEATASLPRFIVIKSKLYNDKGNAYFKADGSSVLVGEEDVFSTLVKIEVERSTTNAKYVNLRFGYFNRYWQQKENDKFIVAESDQPEEDLTKPSCTLFEPVEVNNNGVFYLRHVQSGGRLSVDGQTMALYVSENGDDDDKSELTFVDWNTLVKLPLRVALKGSNGKYIMLDGSLLLFKSVDPNDKTTIWVVEQKPEGHVHIRQREYNDDYFWAVRTPELLVSGIASSLSPPSTQLYNFWPIKIADNSIALRSEHNNNFCCYLYDDYGIMDGLWARASTITKEATLQVQESVLERKIYNVMYQMEYARIFNEEPYLAGSGTLNNDKDEEDSLAVTIEYADEKSYTFSRSVSLTAGVSASIEAGIPFIEKATIEVHYDISGALQWDTTTTTTKSITVTGTVPVPAKSKVTVDYVGTKGTCNIPYSYTQEDKSSTDGQVTYTDLVDGIYTGVSYYNFDFYVRDTMSL; encoded by the coding sequence ATGACAAGTAGTGAAGCAACAGCCTCACTTCCAAGGTTCATCGTCATCAAATCCAAGCTCTACAATGATAAAGGAAATGCGTACTTCAAGGCCGATGGTAGCTCCGTACTTGTGGGAGAAGAGGACGTATTCAGCACGCTCGTCAAGATCGAAGTGGAGCGTTCTACCACCAACGCCAAATATGTCAACCTCCGATTCGGTTACTTCAACAGGTACTGGCAGCAGAAAGAAAACGACAAATTCATCGTTGCTGAATCCGACCAGCCTGAAGAGGACTTGACAAAGCCCTCTTGCACCTTGTTCGAGCCCGTTGAAGTCAACAACAACGGCGTGTTCTACTTGAGGCATGTCCAGAGCGGAGGCCGTTTGTCCGTAGATGGCCAAACCATGGCCCTCTACGTGAGTGAaaatggtgatgatgatgataaaaGTGAGTTAACTTTTGTGGATTGGAACACATTAGTTAAACTGCCTCTGCGGGTAGCGTTGAAGGGGAGTAATGGCAAGTATATCATGCTGGATGGCTCTCTACTGCTGTTCAAATCCGTAGATCCGAACGACAAAACAACGATCTGGGTGGTGGAACAGAAGCCCGAAGGCCATGTCCATATAAGGCAGAGGGAATACAACGATGATTATTTCTGGGCTGTAAGAACACCGGAACTATTGGTGTCCGGTATCGCTTCATCTCTATCTCCTCCTTCAACCCAGCTCTATAACTTCTGGCCGATCAAAATAGCCGATAATTCAATCGCGCTCCGCAGTGAACACAACAACAACTTCTGCTGCTATCTGTATGACGATTACGGTATCATGGACGGTCTATGGGCAAGAGCTTCCACGATCACGAAAGAAGCAACACTGCAAGTGCAGGAATCGGTGCTGGAGAGAAAGATCTACAATGTGATGTATCAGATGGAGTATGCACGCATTTTCAACGAGGAACCTTACTTGGCAGGCTCAGGCACGCTTAATAACGACAAAGATGAGGAGGATTCCTTGGCGGTGACAATTGAATATGCAGACGAGAAATCTTATACTTTTAGCCGCAGCGTGTCGTTGACAGCAGGGGTGTCCGCCAGCATTGAAGCTGGAATTCCCTTCATTGAAAAGGCAACAATTGAAGTGCATTACGATATAAGTGGGGCGTTGCAGTGGGATACCACCACCACAACTACAAAGTCGATTACAGTCACCGGGACCGTTCCTGTACCGGCGAAGAGTAAGGTTACGGTTGATTATGTCGGAACAAAAGGCACCTGCAATATTCCTTATTCTTACACTCAGGAGGACAAGAGTTCCACCGATGGACAAGTTACTTATACTGATCTGGTTGATGGTATTTACACCGGCGTCAGTTATTACAACTTCGACTTTTATGTTAGAGATACCATGTCACTTTGA
- the LOC125206517 gene encoding uncharacterized protein LOC125206517: MGNILGDILVSTGRRRHGPAAMSEQRHIGDEWAAAGSRAVGQRGIDMVDANLCKQAVRTDNRDRGNAYYKSYGDFVQVGEEDVFSTQVKIEVERSKTKSNYVHLRFGYFNRYWRRKEDNDKYIVGRSDQPEEDETNPSCTLFEPVMVDEKNSVFYLRHVQSGGRVSVDGSTNSLYVDDDDVDKDENYLTFVDWNTLVKLPANNVAFKANNGKYLRAPGAVMAFSSDDPNEILSSFRVEQKPDGHVEILQPSYPGMQWRVIDFNAWVLLDNQWNQFWPVKVDENSIALRSSYSNNFCFINSGDGFTDSLQASAATITKEAILQVQESVLERKIYNVMYQMEYARIFDEVPYLAGSATLVNDKDEEASMEVSVTYQDEKSYSFTRSLSLTAGVSASMQAGLPFIEQATITVSYEINGTFQWDTTTTNTTSVTATGTVTVPGKSTVTVDYVGTRGTCSVPYYYTQEDKSSLDGQTVYTDLVDGIYTGVNYYNFNFHVRDTTPL, encoded by the exons ATGGGGAATATTCTAGGAGATATACTTGTTTCAACTGGTAGAAGGAGGCACGGTCCTGCTGCCATGAGCGAGCAGCGGCATATTGGTGATGAATGGGCGGCTGCTGGTAGTCGGGCTGTTGGGCAGCGTGGAATTGATATGGTTGATGCCAATCTGTGTAAACAGGCTGTCCGGACTGATAATCG TGACAGAGGAAACGCATACTACAAGTCTTACGGCGACTTCGTGCAGGTCGGAGAAGAGGACGTCTTCAGCACGCAAGTGAAGATCGAAGTGGAGCGGTCCAAAACCAAAAGCAACTATGTTCACCTACGATTCGGCTATTTCAACAG GTACTGGCGCCGAAAAGAAGACAACGACAAGTACATTGTTGGCAGATCCGACCAGCCCGAGGAGGATGAGACTAATCCCTCCTGCACCTTGTTCGAGCCTGTCATGGTTGATGAGAAGAACAGCGTGTTCTACTTGAGGCACGTCCAGAGCGGAGGGCGTGTGTCGGTAGACGGCTCGACCAACTCCTTGTACGTGGATGACGACGATGTGGATAAGGATGAAAACTACCTAACTTTTGTGGATTGGAATACATTAGTTAAACTGCCGGCAAACAACGTAGCCTTCAAAGCGAATAACGGCAAGTACCTTAGAGCGCCTGGTGCAGTCATGGCCTTCTCGTCGGATGATCCGAATGAAATACTGTCCAGCTTCAGGGTGGAACAGAAGCCGGACGGACATGTGGAGATATTGCAGCCTAGCTATCCTGGAATGCAGTGGAGAGTCATAGATTTCAATGCATGGGTATTATTGGATAACCAATGGAATCAATTTTGGCCTGTCAAAGTCGACGAAAATTCGATCGCGCTCCGCAGTTCATACAGCAATAACTTTTGCTTCATTAACTCCGGCGATGGATTCACAGATAGCTTACAGGCTTCAGCTGCGACCATCACGAAGGAAGCAATACTGCAGGTGCAGGAATCGGTGCTGGAGAGAAAGATCTACAATGTGATGTATCAGATGGAGTATGCTCGGATATTCGACGAGGTTCCTTACTTGGCTGGCTCGGCCACGCTTGTTAACGACAAAGATGAGGAGGCTTCCATGGAGGTGTCTGTTACATATCAAGATGAGAAATCTTACAGTTTTACCCGCAGTTTATCATTAACTGCGGGTGTGTCAGCCAGCATGCAAGCTGGGCTTCCCTTCATCGAGCAAGCAACGATTACAGTGAGTTACGAGATCAATGGGACGTTCCAGTGGGATACCACCACCACAAATACAACCTCGGTTACAGCCACTGGGACAGTTACTGTACCGGGGAAGAGTACGGTTACAGTTGATTATGTCGGGACAAGAGGGACTTGCAGTGTTCCCTATTATTACACGCAGGAAGATAAGAGTTCCCTGGATGGCCAAACTGTTTATACTGATCTGGTTGATGGTATTTACACTGGCGTCAACTATTACAACTTCAATTTTCATGTTAGGGACACTACCCCACTCTGA